One Mycolicibacterium fortuitum subsp. fortuitum genomic window carries:
- a CDS encoding ATP-dependent DNA helicase UvrD2 — MDGMPLEAPSPAVDDLDDEQREAVLAARGPVCVLAGAGTGKTRTITRRIAHLVAGGHVAPSQVLAVTFTARAAGEMRTRLRLLGQQSGVNTSAVQAVTFHAAARRQLQYFWPRLVGDTGWELLDSKFAVVAQAANWAGMQTSTDDVRDLAGEIEWAKASLITPEAYSTAVAKTGRDIPFDAAKVAAVYSNYEKLKARRDGSALLDFDDLLLHTAAAIENDAAVAQEFRDRYRCFVVDEYQDVTPLQQRVLDAWLGERDDLTVVGDANQTIYSFTGATPRFLLDFSRRFPDAAVVRLERDYRSTPQVVSLANRVIAAARGRMAGSKLHLVGQRDPGPEPTFSEYPDEVAEANAVARSIKKLIENGTEPAEIAVLYRINAQSEVYEEALTEAGIAFQVRGGEGFFSRQEIRQALVAMQRFAERDIPEDNLPALVRELLEPLGLTAEPPAGTKARERWEALTALAELVDEEVAVRPELDLRALVAELRQRADSRHPPVVQGVTLASLHAAKGLEWDAVFLVGLADNTLPISHALAHGPDSEPVEEERRLLYVGVTRARVHLGLSWALARTPGGRQGRRPSRFLNGIAPQLQNGAGSSPDRSRRQRGPAPRCRVCNAALTTPPAIMLRRCETCPSDLDEELLSELKEWRLRVSKEMKVPAYVVFTDNTLIAIAEALPTDDAALVALPGIGARKLEQYGPDVLELVVGRVKARQDS, encoded by the coding sequence ATGGACGGCATGCCGTTGGAGGCTCCCTCGCCCGCAGTGGACGATCTGGACGATGAGCAGCGGGAGGCCGTGCTGGCCGCCCGCGGTCCGGTATGCGTGCTGGCCGGCGCGGGGACCGGCAAGACCCGCACCATCACTCGCCGGATCGCGCATCTGGTGGCCGGTGGTCACGTGGCACCCAGCCAGGTGCTGGCGGTGACGTTCACCGCCCGCGCGGCGGGGGAGATGCGGACCCGGTTGCGCTTGCTCGGCCAGCAGTCGGGAGTGAACACCTCTGCGGTGCAGGCGGTGACGTTCCACGCCGCGGCGCGCCGTCAGTTGCAGTACTTCTGGCCGCGCCTGGTCGGTGACACCGGATGGGAGTTGCTCGACAGCAAGTTCGCCGTGGTCGCACAGGCCGCCAACTGGGCCGGGATGCAGACCAGCACCGACGACGTGCGTGACCTCGCGGGCGAAATCGAGTGGGCCAAGGCGTCTTTGATCACCCCGGAGGCCTACAGCACGGCCGTCGCGAAGACCGGGCGCGACATCCCGTTCGATGCGGCCAAGGTCGCCGCGGTCTATTCGAACTACGAGAAGCTCAAGGCTCGCCGGGACGGTTCGGCGCTCCTTGACTTTGATGACCTGCTGCTGCACACCGCCGCGGCCATCGAGAACGACGCCGCGGTGGCCCAGGAGTTCCGTGATCGCTACCGCTGCTTCGTCGTGGACGAGTATCAGGACGTCACGCCCCTGCAACAGCGTGTGCTCGATGCGTGGCTGGGAGAGCGCGACGATCTCACCGTGGTCGGTGACGCCAACCAGACGATCTATTCGTTCACCGGCGCCACACCGCGATTTCTGCTGGACTTCTCGCGGCGCTTCCCCGACGCCGCGGTGGTGCGCCTGGAGCGTGACTACCGCTCCACACCACAGGTGGTCTCGTTGGCCAACCGGGTGATCGCGGCTGCCCGCGGTCGGATGGCCGGCAGCAAGCTGCATCTGGTGGGGCAGCGCGATCCCGGACCCGAGCCGACGTTTTCCGAGTATCCCGACGAGGTGGCCGAGGCCAACGCCGTCGCGCGGTCCATCAAGAAGCTGATCGAAAACGGCACCGAGCCGGCCGAGATCGCGGTGCTGTACCGGATCAACGCGCAGTCCGAGGTGTACGAAGAGGCGCTCACCGAGGCCGGCATCGCCTTCCAGGTGCGCGGCGGCGAAGGTTTCTTCAGCCGCCAGGAGATCCGCCAGGCACTGGTGGCCATGCAACGCTTCGCCGAACGCGACATCCCCGAGGACAACCTGCCCGCGCTCGTGCGTGAGCTGCTGGAGCCACTGGGGCTGACGGCCGAGCCTCCGGCCGGCACCAAGGCCCGGGAACGCTGGGAAGCGTTGACGGCCTTGGCCGAACTGGTCGACGAAGAGGTCGCGGTGCGCCCGGAACTCGACCTGCGGGCCCTTGTCGCCGAATTGCGACAACGCGCCGACTCCCGGCACCCGCCGGTGGTGCAAGGCGTGACGCTGGCGTCGCTGCACGCCGCCAAGGGGCTGGAATGGGATGCGGTGTTCCTGGTCGGTCTGGCCGACAACACCTTGCCGATCTCGCATGCGCTGGCGCACGGGCCCGACAGTGAGCCGGTGGAGGAGGAGCGCCGGCTGCTCTATGTCGGGGTCACCCGGGCCCGGGTACATCTCGGACTGAGCTGGGCACTGGCCCGCACCCCGGGTGGGCGGCAGGGTCGGCGGCCGTCACGCTTCCTCAACGGCATCGCACCGCAGCTGCAGAACGGGGCAGGCTCGAGCCCGGACCGGTCGCGCCGCCAGCGTGGCCCGGCGCCGCGCTGCCGGGTGTGTAACGCCGCATTGACGACGCCGCCGGCGATCATGTTGCGCCGCTGTGAAACCTGCCCTTCAGATTTGGACGAGGAGCTGCTCTCCGAGCTCAAGGAGTGGCGGTTGCGCGTCTCCAAGGAGATGAAGGTGCCGGCGTACGTGGTGTTCACCGACAACACCCTGATCGCCATCGCAGAAGCATTGCCGACCGACGATGCCGCACTGGTGGCGTTGCCCGGCATCGGTGCGCGCAAGCTCGAGCAGTACGGGCCCGATGTCCTCGAGTTGGTCGTGGGACGAGTGAAGGCCCGCCAAGATTCGTAA
- a CDS encoding WhiB family transcriptional regulator, whose amino-acid sequence MSIAMTAPEVSVAPVTCEQRLPAVPCHIGNPDLWFAESPVDLEQAKALCADCPIRNECLAAALERQEPWGVWGGEILDRGTIVARKRPRGRPRKNAGNPAAA is encoded by the coding sequence ATGTCCATTGCGATGACAGCTCCGGAGGTGAGCGTCGCGCCGGTGACATGCGAGCAGCGGCTACCGGCGGTGCCCTGCCACATCGGGAATCCCGATCTGTGGTTCGCCGAGAGCCCAGTCGATCTGGAGCAGGCCAAGGCACTGTGCGCGGATTGCCCGATCCGCAACGAGTGCCTGGCCGCCGCGCTGGAAAGGCAGGAGCCATGGGGTGTTTGGGGCGGTGAGATCCTCGACCGCGGAACCATCGTGGCCCGCAAGCGGCCGCGTGGACGTCCGCGCAAGAACGCGGGGAACCCGGCCGCCGCATGA
- a CDS encoding macrolide-binding ATPase MABP-1 yields the protein MDDGLVTDIKRGSVARNAKLAGLAGGMAGRAALGFGKRLTGKSKDEVTAELMDKAAQQLFAVLGELKGGAMKVGQALSVLEAAIPEQYGKPYREALTKLQREAPPLPAAKVHRVLDAQLGTKWRDRFTSFDDTPVASASIGQVHKAVWSDGREVAVKIQYPGADEALRADLKTIQRLVGVFKQLAPGVDIQGIVDELIERTDMELDYRLEAENQRAFAKAYRNDPHFCVPAIVASAPKVVIAEWMDGIPMSVIIREGTPEQRDLMGTRLSELTFDAPKRLQMMHGDAHPGNFMLLPDGRMGVIDFGAVAPLPDGFPTSLGECIRLARDKNYDKLLPTMEEAGFIQKGQQVSIEEVDDMLRQYVEPIEVDVFHYNRRWIQRMAAGQMDNWVAQIKTARQLDLPPNLAIPLRVIASTIAMCCQLDAHVPVKAIATELVPGFADEAA from the coding sequence ATGGATGATGGTCTGGTGACCGACATCAAACGGGGAAGCGTCGCACGGAATGCGAAGCTGGCCGGTCTGGCCGGCGGCATGGCGGGACGGGCAGCACTGGGCTTCGGCAAGCGTCTGACCGGCAAGTCCAAGGACGAAGTCACTGCCGAATTGATGGACAAGGCCGCCCAACAATTGTTCGCCGTGCTCGGCGAACTCAAGGGCGGGGCGATGAAGGTGGGCCAGGCGCTGTCGGTGCTGGAAGCCGCCATTCCCGAGCAATACGGCAAGCCGTATCGCGAGGCGTTGACCAAATTGCAGCGCGAGGCGCCGCCGCTGCCCGCGGCCAAGGTGCACCGGGTGCTCGATGCACAGCTCGGCACCAAATGGCGCGACCGGTTCACCTCGTTCGATGACACTCCCGTGGCCTCGGCGAGCATCGGTCAGGTCCACAAGGCGGTCTGGTCCGACGGCCGTGAAGTGGCCGTCAAGATCCAATACCCCGGTGCTGACGAGGCACTGCGCGCCGACCTCAAGACCATCCAGCGTCTGGTCGGCGTGTTCAAGCAACTGGCCCCCGGCGTCGACATCCAGGGCATCGTCGACGAGTTGATCGAACGCACCGACATGGAGCTGGATTACCGGCTGGAGGCCGAGAACCAGCGTGCGTTCGCCAAGGCCTACCGCAACGATCCCCACTTCTGCGTTCCCGCCATCGTGGCCAGCGCACCGAAAGTCGTCATCGCCGAATGGATGGACGGCATCCCGATGTCGGTGATCATTCGCGAGGGCACCCCCGAACAGCGCGACCTGATGGGTACCCGGCTGTCCGAGCTCACCTTCGACGCGCCCAAGCGGCTGCAGATGATGCACGGCGACGCGCATCCGGGGAATTTCATGCTGCTGCCCGACGGACGGATGGGTGTCATCGACTTCGGCGCCGTCGCACCGTTGCCCGACGGTTTCCCGACCTCGCTGGGTGAGTGCATCCGGCTGGCCCGGGACAAGAACTACGACAAGCTGCTGCCCACGATGGAAGAAGCCGGTTTCATCCAGAAGGGCCAACAGGTTTCGATCGAAGAAGTCGACGACATGCTGCGCCAGTACGTCGAACCGATCGAGGTCGACGTCTTCCATTACAACCGGCGGTGGATTCAACGGATGGCGGCAGGCCAGATGGACAACTGGGTGGCCCAGATCAAGACCGCTCGCCAGCTCGATCTGCCGCCGAACCTCGCCATCCCGCTGCGAGTCATCGCCTCGACCATCGCCATGTGCTGCCAGCTCGACGCACACGTGCCGGTGAAAGCGATTGCGACCGAACTGGTTCCGGGCTTCGCCGACGAAGCGGCCTAG
- a CDS encoding zinc-dependent metalloprotease, with protein MADLPFGFSAGNDPDRDKDKKDPSSGSGPGNSGPGPGSDPFGFGMGGANFDMGDLGQIFTKLGEMFSGASSAMSGKQSGPVNYDLARQLASNSIGFVAPVPEKTTGAVADAVRLAETWLDGVTPLPAGTTRSVAWTPSDWLDNTLDTWKRLCDPVAEQISSVWASALPEEAKSMAGPLLAMMSQMGGMAFGSQLGQALGKLSREVLTSTDIGLPLGPKGVAALMPEAIETLAEGLERPRSEILTFLAAREAAHHRLFSHVPWLSSQLLGAVEAFAKGMKVDMSGIEDFARGFNPASLGDPSEMEQLLNQGIFEPKATPEQEAALERLETLLALIEGWVQTVVAAALGDRIPGTSALAEMLRRRRATGGPAEQTFATLVGLELRPRKMREAAVLWERLTEAVGTDARDGVWQHPDLLPSAADLDEPAGFIDRMIGGDTSGIDSAFEQAIADLEKEQRDGPTKREDDEES; from the coding sequence ATGGCTGACCTGCCCTTCGGCTTCTCCGCCGGGAACGACCCCGACCGAGACAAAGACAAGAAGGACCCCTCCTCGGGGTCCGGCCCCGGCAACTCCGGGCCAGGTCCGGGCTCGGATCCGTTCGGTTTCGGCATGGGCGGAGCCAACTTCGACATGGGCGACCTCGGGCAGATCTTCACCAAACTCGGTGAGATGTTCAGTGGTGCGAGCAGCGCCATGAGCGGCAAACAGTCCGGCCCGGTGAACTACGACCTGGCTCGGCAGTTGGCATCCAATTCGATCGGGTTCGTCGCGCCGGTACCGGAGAAGACCACCGGTGCCGTCGCCGACGCGGTGCGGCTGGCCGAGACCTGGCTCGACGGCGTCACTCCGCTGCCTGCGGGCACCACCAGGTCGGTGGCGTGGACTCCCAGCGACTGGCTGGACAACACGTTGGACACCTGGAAGCGGCTGTGCGACCCGGTGGCCGAGCAGATCTCGTCGGTGTGGGCGTCGGCACTGCCCGAAGAGGCCAAGAGCATGGCCGGTCCGCTCCTGGCGATGATGTCGCAGATGGGCGGCATGGCATTCGGCTCCCAGCTGGGCCAGGCACTGGGCAAGCTGTCGCGGGAGGTGCTCACCTCCACCGACATCGGGCTGCCGCTGGGCCCCAAGGGCGTGGCCGCACTCATGCCCGAGGCCATCGAGACGCTGGCCGAGGGGCTGGAACGTCCCCGCAGCGAGATCCTGACCTTCCTGGCCGCCCGCGAGGCCGCCCACCATCGGTTGTTCAGCCATGTGCCGTGGCTGTCCAGCCAGCTGCTCGGTGCTGTCGAGGCCTTCGCCAAGGGCATGAAGGTCGACATGTCCGGCATCGAGGACTTCGCCCGCGGATTCAACCCCGCCTCTCTCGGCGACCCGTCGGAGATGGAGCAGTTGCTCAACCAGGGCATCTTCGAGCCCAAGGCCACGCCCGAGCAGGAGGCCGCCCTCGAACGGCTCGAGACGCTGCTCGCGCTCATCGAGGGCTGGGTGCAGACCGTCGTGGCCGCGGCGCTGGGCGACCGCATCCCCGGTACCTCGGCATTGGCCGAGATGCTGCGGCGTCGCCGCGCCACGGGCGGCCCCGCCGAACAGACCTTCGCCACACTCGTCGGCCTGGAACTGCGTCCCCGCAAGATGCGCGAAGCCGCGGTGCTGTGGGAGCGGCTCACCGAAGCGGTCGGCACCGACGCCCGCGACGGCGTCTGGCAGCACCCTGACCTGCTGCCGAGCGCGGCCGATCTCGATGAGCCGGCCGGCTTCATCGACCGGATGATCGGCGGTGACACCAGCGGCATCGACAGCGCTTTCGAACAGGCCATTGCGGACCTGGAGAAGGAACAGCGCGACGGCCCGACCAAGCGCGAGGACGACGAAGAGTCCTGA
- a CDS encoding YlbL family protein: MNRRILTLLVALVPIVAFGVLLSVVTVPFVSLGPGPTFNTLGEVEGKQVVDIQGPDAHVHPTSGHLNMTTVSQRDGLTLGQAMALWMSGREQLVPRDLVYPPDKSKNEIDEANNSDFKKSEDSAEYAALSFLKYPVAVTVQSVTDPGPSAGKLRDGDAIDGVNGTPVANLDEFQAILKKTKPGEQLVIDFRRKNAPPGVATITLGDNPDRDYGFLGVGVLDAPWAPFDIEFNLANIGGPSAGLMFSLAVVDKLSTGDLNDGKFIAGTGTITGEGKVGSIGGITHKMLAAKEAGATVFLVPADNCTEARSAPQDGMELVKVDTLSQAVDALHTISAGGEPPRC; the protein is encoded by the coding sequence GTGAACAGGCGGATTTTGACGCTGCTGGTTGCGCTGGTGCCGATTGTGGCGTTCGGCGTCCTGCTGTCGGTGGTGACGGTGCCCTTCGTCTCATTGGGGCCTGGTCCGACGTTCAACACCCTCGGTGAGGTCGAGGGCAAGCAGGTGGTCGACATCCAAGGGCCGGACGCGCACGTCCACCCCACGTCGGGTCACCTGAACATGACCACGGTGTCCCAGCGTGACGGTCTGACCCTGGGCCAGGCGATGGCGTTGTGGATGTCGGGCCGCGAGCAGCTGGTGCCGCGTGACCTGGTGTACCCGCCGGACAAGTCGAAGAACGAGATCGACGAGGCCAACAACTCGGATTTCAAGAAGTCCGAGGACAGCGCTGAATATGCGGCGTTGTCATTCCTGAAATACCCGGTCGCGGTGACCGTGCAGAGCGTCACCGATCCCGGCCCTTCGGCCGGCAAGCTGCGTGACGGTGACGCGATCGACGGAGTGAACGGCACACCGGTGGCCAACCTCGACGAGTTCCAGGCCATCCTCAAGAAGACCAAGCCGGGCGAGCAGCTGGTGATCGACTTCCGTCGCAAGAACGCGCCGCCCGGCGTCGCCACGATCACCCTCGGTGACAACCCGGACCGGGACTACGGATTCCTCGGGGTCGGTGTGCTCGACGCGCCATGGGCTCCGTTCGACATCGAGTTCAACCTGGCCAACATCGGCGGCCCGTCGGCGGGGCTGATGTTCAGCCTGGCCGTGGTCGACAAGCTGTCCACCGGTGATCTCAACGACGGCAAGTTCATCGCGGGCACCGGAACCATCACCGGGGAGGGCAAGGTCGGCTCCATCGGCGGCATCACGCACAAGATGCTGGCCGCCAAGGAGGCGGGCGCCACGGTGTTCCTGGTGCCGGCCGACAACTGCACCGAGGCGCGGTCGGCGCCCCAGGACGGCATGGAGTTGGTGAAGGTCGACACCCTGAGCCAGGCCGTGGATGCGTTGCACACGATTTCTGCCGGTGGCGAACCGCCTCGCTGCTGA
- a CDS encoding UPF0182 family protein: MGMRPAARMPKLTRRSRVLIGLALVAVLALLIGPRVVDGYVDWLWFGELGYRSVFTTVLFTRLIVFLVVGLLIGLVVFAGLALAYRSRPVFVPAAGPNDPVARYRTTVLARLRLFGIGVPVFIGLLAGVIAQSYWVRVQLFLHGSDFGITDPQFGKDLGFYAFDLPFYRLVLTYLFVATFLAFVANLLGHYVFGGIRLTGRSGALSRAARIQLISLVGFLIVLKAFAYWLDRYELLSNTRAGKPFTGAGYTDINAVLPAKLILLAIAVICAVAVFSAIVLRDLRIPAIGVVLLLLSSLVVGAGWPLIVEQFSVKPNAAQKESEYISRSITATRQAYGLTNDTVTYRNYESNGQTTAAQVAADRATTSNIRLLDPTIVSPAFTQFQQGKNFYFFPDQLAIDRYAGPDGNLRDFVVAARELNPDRLIENQRDWINRHTVYTHGNGFIASPANTVRGIANDPNQNGGYPEFLASVVGANGKVISPGPAPLDQPRVYFGPVIADTSADYAIVGKNGDVDREYDYETNTDTKNYTYSGTGGVPIGNWLARTVFAAKFAERNFLLSNVIGENSKILFNRDPAERVEAVAPWLTTDTSVYPAIVNKRMVWIVDGYTTLDNYPYSELTTLSSATADSNEVAVNRLAPDKQVSYIRNSVKATVDAYDGTVTLYAQDEQDPVLKAWMSVFPGTVKPKADISPELQAHLRYPEDLFRVQRSLLTKYHVDDPVKFFTNADFWNVPLDPNPTASSYQPPFYIVAKDLVNNDGSPSFQLTSALNWLQREFLAAYVSASSDPSTYGKITVLTIPGEVKGPKQAFNAISTDTAVTQDLGVIGRDNLNRIRWGNLLTLPVADGGLLYVAPVYASPGTSDAASTYPRLIRVAMLYGDKVGYGPTVSDALTELFGPGAGATATNVAPTDGKPQTAGTPEAAPAAPPPAAADGQAPQVAAPPAAIPPGEPVQLSPAKAGALKEVESALTAAQDAQRSGDFGKYGQALQRLNDAMNKFNTAK; encoded by the coding sequence GTGGGGATGCGGCCCGCGGCGAGGATGCCGAAGCTGACGCGACGAAGCCGGGTACTGATCGGCCTGGCGCTGGTGGCAGTGCTGGCACTGTTGATCGGGCCCCGGGTGGTCGACGGCTATGTCGACTGGTTGTGGTTCGGCGAACTGGGGTACCGGTCGGTGTTCACCACCGTGCTGTTCACCCGGCTGATCGTGTTCCTCGTGGTCGGGTTGCTGATCGGCCTGGTGGTGTTCGCGGGCCTGGCGCTGGCGTATCGGAGCCGGCCGGTCTTCGTCCCGGCTGCCGGGCCGAATGATCCGGTGGCGCGCTATCGCACCACCGTGCTGGCCCGGCTGCGGCTGTTCGGGATCGGCGTGCCGGTCTTCATCGGCCTGCTGGCCGGCGTGATCGCGCAGAGCTATTGGGTGCGGGTGCAGTTGTTCCTGCACGGCAGCGATTTCGGGATCACCGATCCGCAGTTCGGCAAGGACCTGGGCTTCTATGCGTTCGATCTGCCGTTCTACCGGTTGGTGCTGACGTATCTGTTCGTCGCCACGTTCCTGGCGTTCGTCGCGAACCTGCTGGGGCACTACGTGTTCGGCGGGATCCGTCTCACCGGGCGCAGCGGGGCGCTGAGCCGTGCTGCCCGCATCCAGCTGATCAGCCTGGTCGGGTTCCTGATCGTGCTCAAGGCGTTCGCGTACTGGCTGGACCGCTACGAACTGCTGAGCAACACGCGCGCCGGCAAGCCGTTCACCGGTGCCGGCTACACCGACATCAACGCCGTACTGCCGGCCAAGCTGATCCTGCTTGCCATCGCGGTGATCTGTGCGGTGGCGGTGTTCTCTGCAATCGTCCTGCGGGACTTGCGGATTCCGGCCATCGGCGTGGTGTTGTTGCTGCTGAGCTCGCTGGTGGTGGGCGCCGGCTGGCCGCTGATCGTCGAGCAGTTCAGCGTCAAGCCGAACGCGGCCCAGAAGGAAAGCGAGTACATCAGTCGCAGTATCACCGCGACCAGGCAGGCCTACGGCCTCACCAATGACACGGTGACGTACCGCAATTACGAGAGCAACGGTCAGACCACGGCTGCACAGGTTGCCGCGGACCGAGCGACCACGTCCAACATCCGACTGCTCGATCCGACGATCGTCAGTCCGGCGTTCACCCAGTTCCAGCAGGGCAAGAACTTCTACTTCTTCCCGGATCAGCTCGCCATCGACCGCTATGCCGGCCCTGACGGCAATCTGCGCGACTTCGTCGTCGCCGCACGCGAACTGAACCCGGACCGCTTGATCGAGAACCAGCGTGACTGGATCAACCGGCACACCGTGTACACGCACGGCAACGGTTTCATCGCGTCACCGGCCAACACGGTGCGCGGTATCGCCAACGACCCCAACCAGAACGGCGGTTACCCCGAGTTCCTCGCCAGCGTGGTCGGCGCCAACGGCAAGGTCATCTCGCCCGGGCCCGCGCCCTTGGACCAGCCCCGCGTCTACTTCGGACCGGTGATCGCCGATACCTCGGCCGACTACGCGATCGTCGGAAAGAACGGCGACGTCGACCGCGAATACGACTACGAGACCAACACCGACACCAAGAACTACACGTACTCGGGCACCGGCGGTGTGCCGATCGGCAACTGGCTGGCCCGCACGGTGTTCGCCGCCAAGTTCGCCGAGCGGAACTTCCTGCTGTCCAACGTGATCGGTGAGAACAGCAAGATCCTGTTCAACCGGGACCCGGCCGAGCGTGTCGAAGCGGTGGCGCCGTGGCTGACCACCGACACGTCGGTGTACCCGGCGATCGTCAACAAACGCATGGTCTGGATCGTCGACGGCTACACCACGTTGGACAACTACCCGTATTCGGAGTTGACGACGCTGTCGAGTGCGACGGCCGACTCCAACGAGGTGGCGGTCAACCGGCTGGCCCCGGACAAGCAGGTGTCCTACATCCGCAACTCGGTCAAGGCCACCGTCGACGCCTATGACGGCACCGTGACGTTGTACGCGCAGGATGAGCAGGATCCGGTGCTCAAGGCCTGGATGAGCGTGTTCCCGGGCACCGTCAAACCGAAGGCGGACATCTCCCCGGAACTGCAGGCGCACCTGCGTTATCCCGAGGACCTGTTCAGGGTGCAGCGGTCTCTGCTGACCAAGTACCACGTCGACGATCCGGTGAAGTTCTTCACCAACGCCGACTTCTGGAACGTGCCGCTGGATCCCAACCCGACGGCAAGCAGCTATCAGCCGCCGTTCTACATCGTCGCCAAAGATCTTGTGAACAACGATGGTTCGCCGTCGTTCCAGTTGACCAGCGCGCTGAACTGGTTGCAGCGCGAGTTCCTGGCCGCCTATGTCAGTGCCAGCTCGGATCCGTCGACCTACGGCAAGATCACGGTGCTGACCATTCCGGGTGAGGTCAAGGGTCCCAAGCAGGCGTTCAACGCGATCAGTACCGATACCGCGGTGACGCAGGACCTCGGTGTGATCGGACGCGACAACCTGAACCGGATTCGGTGGGGCAACCTGCTGACCCTGCCGGTGGCTGATGGCGGATTGCTCTATGTGGCACCGGTTTACGCCTCACCGGGAACCAGTGACGCGGCGTCGACCTATCCGCGGTTGATCCGGGTGGCCATGCTCTACGGCGACAAGGTGGGTTACGGCCCCACCGTCAGCGACGCGCTCACCGAATTGTTCGGTCCCGGCGCGGGTGCCACCGCGACCAACGTGGCGCCCACCGACGGCAAGCCGCAGACCGCCGGGACGCCGGAGGCAGCACCGGCGGCGCCGCCACCGGCCGCGGCCGACGGTCAGGCACCTCAGGTCGCCGCGCCTCCGGCTGCGATCCCGCCGGGTGAGCCCGTGCAGTTGTCGCCGGCCAAGGCAGGTGCGCTCAAGGAGGTCGAGTCGGCACTGACGGCGGCGCAGGACGCGCAGCGCAGCGGTGACTTCGGCAAGTACGGGCAGGCGTTGCAGCGGTTGAACGATGCGATGAACAAGTTCAACACCGCCAAGTAG
- a CDS encoding WXG100 family type VII secretion target encodes MAVTISQVLGSHPEQLVSAAGDVASAAGDIDNQIARERLQLTRLASDWRGTASDTAQGHANEMFGDQELYRDRLKLLHTAMSSGGAELGSIRTRVSDLVSSPEADLFDISDEGRVSLGWRLKALVAVYPVLALKWGMRRLALQTSIQTALAEFDAADKSTAGKMDRINKGLVK; translated from the coding sequence GTGGCGGTGACGATTTCGCAAGTGCTGGGCAGCCATCCCGAGCAACTGGTGTCAGCCGCCGGTGACGTGGCCTCGGCGGCGGGTGACATCGACAATCAGATCGCCCGCGAGCGCCTGCAGTTGACCAGGTTGGCGTCGGACTGGCGCGGCACCGCGTCGGACACCGCACAGGGTCACGCCAACGAGATGTTCGGCGATCAGGAGCTCTACCGGGACAGGCTCAAATTGCTGCACACCGCGATGTCCTCCGGCGGTGCGGAGCTCGGCAGCATCCGCACCCGGGTGTCAGATCTGGTGTCGAGTCCGGAGGCGGACCTGTTCGACATCTCCGACGAGGGCCGGGTCTCGCTGGGATGGCGACTGAAGGCCCTGGTGGCGGTGTATCCGGTACTGGCTCTGAAGTGGGGGATGCGGCGGCTGGCGTTGCAGACGTCCATTCAGACCGCCTTGGCCGAATTCGACGCGGCGGACAAGTCGACGGCCGGCAAGATGGACCGGATTAACAAGGGGCTCGTGAAATGA
- a CDS encoding type VII secretion target, protein MSDATLYVDEQTMRETASTFDSTGHDVSGNRAGPVISGAAGSMPSLAVGAACGTVGSALTEQAKLLGGDVTVYAQKLRVAADRYERGDDEAAERIDFTGTAELPDAGEHPPVSDYEKALRDAGLLTGPVVPGSKYAQWLENASKHGVDPQTMVDIARAQNITPQSFDVLNGLQEVKDKDGKSFFILPPGTSKEDAKKAVVMTYILNAGTDYDAAEAGADGKLGTADDVRNDFVETPYSAAEVQRIVDRQNANSWSYDQIFDKGGGGSLATTPNGMLMGLGGPVMDKIGVHGGTTYGDVFVMNIDGSKDPADQLSKIIQSGANWGQDDSGVPFQSTLDLDRLLHHEERHSEQWAQKGFVWMARDYGLGAIIEQKTGINPLERDAGLSDGGYS, encoded by the coding sequence ATGAGTGACGCCACGCTCTACGTCGATGAACAGACAATGCGGGAGACGGCGTCCACTTTCGACAGCACGGGCCATGACGTCAGCGGAAATCGCGCCGGTCCGGTCATTTCCGGTGCCGCCGGGTCGATGCCCTCGCTGGCCGTCGGGGCGGCGTGCGGGACGGTGGGATCCGCCCTGACCGAGCAGGCGAAGCTGCTCGGGGGCGATGTGACCGTGTATGCGCAGAAGCTACGGGTGGCTGCCGACCGCTACGAGCGCGGCGACGACGAGGCGGCCGAACGCATCGACTTCACCGGGACGGCCGAGCTGCCCGACGCCGGCGAGCATCCGCCGGTCAGCGATTACGAGAAAGCGTTGCGTGATGCCGGGCTTCTCACCGGCCCGGTGGTGCCAGGATCCAAATACGCTCAGTGGCTGGAGAATGCGTCCAAGCATGGGGTTGATCCGCAGACCATGGTCGACATCGCCCGCGCACAGAACATCACCCCGCAGTCGTTCGACGTGCTCAACGGACTGCAGGAGGTCAAGGACAAGGACGGAAAGTCGTTCTTCATCCTGCCGCCCGGTACCAGCAAGGAGGACGCGAAGAAGGCGGTGGTGATGACCTACATCCTCAACGCCGGCACCGACTACGACGCCGCCGAGGCCGGTGCGGACGGGAAGTTGGGTACCGCCGATGACGTTCGCAACGACTTCGTGGAAACGCCCTACTCGGCCGCCGAGGTGCAGCGCATCGTCGATCGACAGAATGCGAACTCCTGGAGTTATGACCAGATTTTCGACAAAGGCGGCGGGGGATCATTGGCGACGACACCCAACGGCATGCTGATGGGGTTGGGCGGGCCGGTGATGGACAAGATCGGCGTCCACGGTGGGACGACCTACGGCGATGTGTTCGTGATGAACATCGACGGGTCCAAGGATCCGGCAGACCAGCTGAGCAAGATCATCCAATCGGGGGCCAACTGGGGACAAGACGACAGCGGTGTGCCGTTCCAGAGCACCCTCGACCTCGACCGCTTGTTGCACCACGAGGAGCGCCATTCCGAACAGTGGGCCCAGAAGGGATTCGTCTGGATGGCACGGGATTACGGGCTGGGTGCGATCATCGAACAGAAGACCGGCATCAACCCGCTGGAACGCGATGCCGGCTTGTCCGACGGGGGTTATTCGTGA